One Paracidovorax avenae ATCC 19860 genomic region harbors:
- a CDS encoding efflux RND transporter permease subunit, translated as MNLSAWSIRNPIPAAMLFVLLTFAGLLSFRAMKVQNFPDMDLPVVMVTAALPGAAPGQLETDVARKIENAIATTQGLKHITTTLVDGTATIAAEYRLEKPVQEAVDDVRSAVSRVRADMPADLRDPIVTKLELSSQPILAFAIASDRMDDQALSWFVDDTLTRRLLAVPGVGAVSRVGGVQREVRVAIDPLRLQSLGATAADVSRQLRLVQTESAGGRTDLGGAEQPVRTIATVRTAQEIAALDIPLSAGGHVRLDRIATVTDTVAEPRTAALLDGKPVIGFEVSRSRGASEVEVGAGVQRALDQLVAEHPDLHLTRTVDFVEIASGEYDSSMRLLYEGAILAVIVVWLFLRNWRATIVSAVALPLSVLPAFIGMYLLGFSINIITLLALSLVVGILVDDAIVEVENIVRHLRMDKTPYQAAMEAADEIGLAVIATTFTLIAVFLPTAFMSGIPGRFFKQFGWTAALAVFASLVVARLLTPMMAAYILKPLSGEEKEPRWLSAYMRASAWALRHRVLTLLGALLFFAGSIALIPLLPSGFIPPDDNAQTQVNLELPPGTRIAETRAAVAQATERAMKVGHVRSIYTAIGGGSAGADPMAGGSSAGDPRKATLTLRFVARGERPLKQAIEQDLRAAMADLPGVRVKIGLGGSNDKYVLALASEDPQALADTARAVERDLRTIPGIGNIGSSASLVRPEIVVRPDFARAADLGVTSSAIAETLRVATVGDYDQNLPKLNLPQRQVPIVVRLDDAAREDLSVLERLAVPGSRGPVRLGEVARLEVGSGPAVINRYDRARNVNFEIELGTQGLGEVTEAVRQLPSVRQKPASVRLIDVGDAEMMGELFASFGLAMLTGVVCIYLVLVLLFKDFLQPVTILMALPLSLGGAFVGLLIAGKSFSMPSLIGLIMLMGIATKNSILLVEYAIVARRDQGMGRWDALLDACHKRARPIIMTTLAMGAGMLPIAMAWGGADMSFRSPMAVAVIGGLLTSTVLSLLVVPAVFTYVDDFAQWFGRRVLRRQSPRQLP; from the coding sequence ATGAACCTTTCCGCCTGGTCCATCCGCAACCCCATCCCGGCCGCGATGCTGTTCGTGCTGCTCACCTTCGCGGGCCTGCTGTCCTTCCGCGCGATGAAGGTGCAGAACTTCCCGGACATGGACCTGCCGGTCGTGATGGTCACCGCCGCCCTGCCCGGCGCCGCGCCGGGGCAACTCGAGACCGACGTGGCGCGCAAGATCGAGAACGCCATCGCCACCACGCAGGGCCTCAAGCACATCACCACCACCCTGGTGGACGGAACGGCCACGATCGCGGCCGAATACCGGCTGGAAAAGCCCGTGCAGGAAGCCGTGGACGACGTGCGCTCGGCCGTCTCCCGCGTGCGCGCGGACATGCCTGCCGACCTGCGCGACCCCATCGTCACCAAGCTCGAACTCTCCTCGCAGCCCATCCTCGCCTTCGCCATCGCGTCCGACCGCATGGACGACCAGGCGCTGTCCTGGTTCGTGGACGACACGCTCACGCGCCGCCTGCTGGCCGTGCCCGGCGTGGGCGCTGTCAGCCGCGTGGGTGGGGTGCAGCGCGAGGTGCGCGTGGCCATCGACCCGCTGCGCCTGCAGTCGCTGGGTGCCACCGCGGCCGACGTCTCGCGCCAACTGCGCCTGGTGCAGACCGAAAGCGCGGGCGGGCGCACCGACCTCGGCGGCGCCGAGCAGCCCGTGCGCACCATCGCCACCGTCCGCACGGCCCAGGAGATCGCCGCGCTCGACATTCCGCTGTCTGCCGGCGGGCACGTGCGCCTGGACCGCATCGCCACCGTCACCGACACGGTGGCCGAGCCGCGCACCGCCGCGCTGCTGGACGGCAAGCCGGTGATCGGCTTCGAGGTCTCGCGCAGCCGCGGCGCCAGCGAGGTGGAAGTGGGCGCGGGCGTGCAGCGCGCCCTGGACCAGCTGGTGGCGGAACACCCGGACCTGCACCTCACCCGCACGGTGGACTTCGTGGAAATCGCCAGTGGCGAATACGACAGTTCCATGCGCCTGCTGTACGAGGGCGCCATCCTGGCCGTCATCGTCGTGTGGCTCTTCCTGCGCAACTGGCGCGCCACGATCGTCTCGGCGGTGGCGCTGCCGCTGTCCGTGCTGCCGGCCTTCATCGGCATGTACCTGCTCGGTTTCTCGATCAACATCATCACGCTGCTGGCCCTCTCGCTCGTGGTGGGCATCCTCGTGGACGACGCCATCGTCGAGGTCGAGAACATCGTGCGCCACCTGCGCATGGACAAGACGCCCTACCAGGCCGCCATGGAGGCGGCCGACGAGATCGGCCTGGCGGTGATCGCCACCACCTTCACCCTGATCGCGGTGTTCCTGCCCACGGCCTTCATGAGCGGCATTCCCGGGCGCTTCTTCAAGCAGTTCGGCTGGACCGCGGCGCTCGCAGTGTTCGCCTCGCTGGTCGTGGCCCGGCTGCTCACGCCGATGATGGCGGCCTACATCCTCAAGCCCCTCTCCGGCGAGGAAAAGGAGCCCCGCTGGCTCTCCGCCTACATGCGCGCCTCCGCCTGGGCACTGCGCCACCGCGTGCTGACGCTGCTCGGCGCACTGCTGTTCTTCGCGGGTTCGATCGCACTCATCCCGCTGCTACCGTCGGGCTTCATTCCACCGGACGACAACGCCCAGACCCAGGTGAACCTGGAGCTGCCGCCCGGCACCCGCATCGCCGAAACCCGCGCCGCGGTGGCCCAGGCCACGGAGCGCGCGATGAAGGTGGGCCACGTGCGCAGCATCTACACCGCCATCGGCGGCGGCTCCGCGGGCGCCGACCCCATGGCGGGCGGATCGAGCGCGGGAGACCCGCGCAAGGCCACCCTCACGCTGCGCTTCGTGGCCCGGGGCGAGCGCCCGCTCAAGCAGGCCATCGAGCAGGACCTGCGCGCGGCCATGGCGGACCTGCCCGGCGTGCGCGTGAAGATCGGCCTGGGTGGCTCCAACGACAAGTACGTGCTCGCCCTCGCGAGCGAGGATCCGCAGGCGCTGGCCGATACCGCACGCGCGGTGGAGCGCGATTTGCGCACCATCCCCGGCATCGGCAACATCGGCTCCAGCGCCAGCCTCGTGCGGCCGGAGATCGTGGTGCGCCCGGACTTCGCCCGCGCCGCGGACCTGGGCGTCACCAGCAGCGCCATCGCGGAGACGCTGCGGGTGGCCACAGTGGGCGATTACGACCAGAACCTGCCCAAGCTCAACCTGCCCCAGCGTCAGGTGCCCATCGTCGTGCGCCTGGACGACGCGGCCCGCGAAGACCTGTCGGTGCTGGAGCGCCTGGCGGTGCCGGGATCGCGCGGGCCGGTGCGCCTGGGCGAGGTCGCCCGGCTCGAGGTCGGCAGCGGCCCCGCCGTCATCAATCGCTACGACCGCGCCCGCAACGTCAACTTCGAGATCGAACTGGGCACCCAGGGCCTGGGCGAGGTCACCGAGGCCGTGCGGCAACTGCCCTCCGTGCGCCAGAAGCCGGCCAGCGTGCGCCTGATCGACGTGGGCGACGCCGAGATGATGGGCGAGCTGTTCGCCAGCTTCGGCCTGGCCATGCTCACCGGAGTGGTCTGCATCTACCTCGTGCTGGTGCTGCTCTTCAAGGACTTCCTGCAGCCGGTCACCATCCTCATGGCGCTGCCGCTGTCCCTGGGCGGCGCCTTCGTGGGCCTGCTGATCGCCGGCAAGAGTTTCTCGATGCCGTCGCTCATCGGGCTCATCATGCTCATGGGCATCGCCACGAAGAACTCCATCCTGCTGGTGGAGTACGCCATCGTCGCGCGGCGCGACCAGGGCATGGGCCGCTGGGACGCCCTGCTGGACGCCTGCCACAAGCGGGCCCGGCCCATCATCATGACCACGCTCGCCATGGGCGCGGGCATGCTGCCGATCGCCATGGCCTGGGGCGGCGCGGACATGAGCTTCCGCTCGCCGATGGCGGTGGCCGTGATCGGCGGCCTGCTCACCTCCACCGTGCTCAGCCTGCTGGTCGTGCCGGCCGTGTTCACCTACGTGGACGACTTCGCGCAATGGTTCGGCCGCCGCGTCCTGCGCCGACAGAGCCCCCGGCAGCTTCCATAA
- a CDS encoding HD-GYP domain-containing protein: MNLVALNIDTIPLGHPLPFVLRGASGVLLAQRGYVIRNREELDLMVARGLSLCVDTDESGDSHRAYLAQLQKMLLTDTSLGQIAAMKITAGASASREKANAGNGPPDWPELQLRATQLLRAPPPAAEFSERFEALHGELARHCAATPDATLLALVYLSGQEMQQYSGTHAMLVASVCMIVAAEHLRWPVPKVLQLGRAALSMNIAMTTLQDQLAVQTQPLTAPQLADIESHAARSEALLRQLGVNDPVWLEAVRTHHHRAPGPLAGKSEAQQMARLIQRADIFGARLAPRASRAPMPVTAAMQATYYDEAHQVDEAGSALVKALGVYPPGAFVRLASQEVAVVLRRGASATTPRVAVVLNRSGMPTGEPIPRDTAQPAWKITGAVALRDVRVQLPLARLLALV; encoded by the coding sequence ATGAACCTCGTTGCGCTGAACATCGACACGATCCCCCTCGGGCACCCACTGCCCTTCGTGCTCCGGGGTGCCAGCGGGGTGCTGCTCGCGCAGCGTGGCTACGTGATCCGCAACCGCGAAGAGCTGGACCTGATGGTGGCGCGCGGCCTGAGCCTGTGCGTGGACACCGACGAATCGGGCGACAGCCACCGCGCCTACCTCGCCCAGTTGCAGAAGATGCTGCTCACGGACACCTCCCTGGGCCAGATCGCCGCGATGAAGATCACCGCGGGCGCGTCGGCCTCGCGGGAGAAGGCGAATGCCGGCAACGGTCCGCCGGACTGGCCCGAACTGCAACTGCGCGCCACCCAGCTGCTGCGGGCCCCTCCGCCGGCAGCGGAATTCAGCGAACGCTTCGAGGCGCTGCACGGCGAGCTCGCCCGCCACTGCGCGGCCACGCCCGACGCGACCCTGCTCGCGCTCGTCTATCTGTCGGGCCAGGAAATGCAGCAGTACAGCGGCACGCATGCCATGCTGGTAGCCAGCGTGTGCATGATCGTGGCCGCCGAGCACCTGCGCTGGCCGGTGCCCAAGGTCCTGCAACTGGGGCGCGCGGCGCTGTCGATGAACATCGCGATGACCACGCTGCAGGACCAGCTCGCCGTACAGACCCAGCCGCTGACCGCCCCGCAGCTGGCCGACATCGAAAGCCATGCGGCGCGCTCCGAGGCGCTGCTCCGGCAGCTCGGCGTGAACGATCCGGTCTGGCTGGAGGCAGTGCGCACACACCACCACCGCGCCCCCGGCCCCCTTGCGGGCAAGAGCGAGGCCCAGCAGATGGCCCGACTCATCCAGCGGGCCGACATCTTCGGCGCGCGACTGGCACCGCGCGCCTCGCGGGCGCCCATGCCCGTCACTGCCGCCATGCAGGCCACCTATTACGACGAGGCCCACCAGGTCGATGAAGCGGGGTCGGCCCTCGTGAAAGCCCTGGGCGTGTATCCGCCCGGTGCCTTCGTGCGCCTGGCGAGCCAGGAAGTCGCCGTGGTGCTGCGCCGCGGCGCCAGCGCCACCACGCCGCGCGTGGCCGTCGTGCTCAACCGCAGCGGCATGCCGACGGGCGAGCCGATCCCCCGGGACACGGCCCAGCCGGCCTGGAAGATCACGGGCGCCGTGGCACTGCGCGACGTGCGGGTGCAGCTGCCCCTCGCGCGCCTGCTGGCGCTGGTGTGA
- a CDS encoding glutathione peroxidase, translating into MPRLTAPLILALAAWAAALPAAAQTPPAAPAGPAPSAAACPAVLRHTMPRLQDEAPQDLCQYKGQVLLVVNTASYCGFTGQYEGLEALHARYKTQGFAVLGFPSNDFAQETGSNAQIADFCSNTFGVRFPMFAKSSVKGGGASPLYRELAAQAGEAPRWNFHKYLLDRNGKVVASFGSSVAPDDPKIVRAIEQQVKLLR; encoded by the coding sequence ATGCCCCGCCTCACTGCCCCGCTGATCCTCGCACTCGCGGCCTGGGCGGCAGCCTTGCCGGCGGCCGCGCAAACCCCGCCGGCCGCGCCGGCAGGGCCCGCCCCGTCGGCCGCGGCCTGCCCTGCCGTCCTGCGCCACACCATGCCGCGCCTGCAGGACGAAGCGCCCCAGGACCTGTGCCAGTACAAGGGCCAGGTGCTGCTCGTAGTCAACACCGCCAGTTACTGCGGATTCACCGGCCAGTACGAGGGCCTGGAGGCGCTGCACGCCCGTTACAAGACGCAAGGTTTCGCAGTGCTGGGTTTTCCGTCCAACGATTTCGCACAGGAAACCGGCAGCAATGCGCAAATTGCCGACTTCTGCAGCAACACCTTCGGAGTGCGCTTTCCCATGTTCGCCAAGAGCAGCGTCAAAGGCGGCGGCGCATCGCCCCTCTACCGCGAACTCGCGGCCCAGGCAGGCGAAGCGCCACGATGGAACTTCCACAAGTACCTGCTCGACCGGAATGGCAAGGTCGTGGCGAGCTTTGGCAGTTCCGTGGCCCCGGATGACCCAAAAATCGTCCGGGCCATCGAGCAGCAAGTGAAACTGCTTCGTTAA
- a CDS encoding glutathione S-transferase N-terminal domain-containing protein, with amino-acid sequence MKLIGSSASPYVRKVRIVMAEKKLDYRFIEENVWADDTTIATSNPLGKVPCLVMEGGEAVFDSRVIVEYLDTLSPVGRLIPTQGRERAEVKTWEALADGVMDAGVLARLEATWKDRQDGERSQAWIDRQLGKVHAGLKAMSQGLGEKPYCSGIHLSLSDVAVGCALGWLEFRFPEIAWRTEHPNLGRLLDKLMQRPSFADTQPR; translated from the coding sequence ATGAAACTCATCGGATCCTCTGCCAGTCCCTATGTGCGCAAGGTGCGCATCGTGATGGCCGAGAAGAAGCTGGACTACCGCTTCATCGAGGAAAACGTCTGGGCCGACGACACCACGATCGCCACGTCCAACCCCCTCGGCAAGGTGCCCTGCCTCGTCATGGAAGGGGGCGAGGCGGTGTTCGATTCGCGCGTCATCGTCGAATACCTGGACACCCTGTCGCCCGTGGGCCGGCTCATCCCCACCCAGGGCCGCGAGCGCGCGGAGGTCAAGACCTGGGAAGCACTGGCCGACGGCGTGATGGACGCAGGCGTGCTGGCCCGGCTGGAGGCCACGTGGAAGGACCGCCAGGACGGAGAGCGCAGCCAGGCCTGGATCGACCGCCAGCTCGGCAAGGTGCATGCCGGCCTCAAGGCGATGTCGCAGGGGCTGGGCGAGAAGCCGTATTGCAGCGGCATCCACCTGAGCCTGTCGGACGTGGCGGTGGGATGCGCCCTGGGCTGGCTGGAGTTCCGGTTCCCCGAGATCGCCTGGCGGACGGAGCATCCCAACCTCGGGCGGTTGCTCGACAAGCTGATGCAGCGGCCCAGCTTCGCTGATACGCAGCCCCGCTGA
- the purB gene encoding adenylosuccinate lyase, translated as MSLSTINALSPLDGRYAAKLSALRPIMSEHGYMHRRVQVEVAWFIALSDAGFEQFKPLTTGARAYLLSLVKNFSEADSQAIKDIEKTTNHDVKAVEYWIKSRFEARPELEKAAEFVHFACTSEDINNTSHALQLRSGRDQVILPGLDRIVLKLREMAHAYAEVPMLSRTHGQTASPTTVGKELANVVVRLQAACDRIAGVKMLGKMNGAVGNYNAHLSAWPDFDWEAFSKKVVETPEPLGLGLTFQPYSIQIEPHDYMAELFDAVARANTILVDLSRDIWGYVSLGYFKQRLKAGEIGSSTMPHKVNPIDFENAEGNLGLANALLRHLSEKLPVSRWQRDLTDSTVLRNIGVAMGYAALAYTSLMTGLNKLELNEEALAADLDASWEVLAEPIQTVMRRYGVQGAYEKLKEVTRGKTVTAEALHALIAGLEIPQADKDRLLAMTPGSYVGKAAELARRV; from the coding sequence ATGAGCCTGTCCACCATCAACGCCCTCTCTCCGCTCGACGGCCGCTACGCCGCCAAACTGTCCGCCCTGCGCCCCATCATGAGCGAGCACGGCTACATGCACCGCCGCGTGCAGGTGGAAGTCGCATGGTTCATCGCGCTGTCGGACGCCGGCTTCGAGCAGTTCAAGCCCCTGACCACCGGCGCGCGCGCCTACCTGCTGAGCCTGGTGAAGAACTTCTCCGAGGCCGACTCGCAGGCCATCAAGGACATCGAGAAGACCACCAACCACGACGTGAAGGCGGTCGAATACTGGATCAAGTCCAGGTTCGAGGCCCGCCCCGAGCTGGAGAAGGCCGCCGAATTCGTGCACTTCGCCTGCACCAGCGAAGACATCAACAACACCAGCCACGCGCTGCAGCTGCGCTCCGGGCGCGACCAGGTCATCCTGCCCGGCCTGGACCGCATCGTCCTGAAACTGCGCGAAATGGCGCACGCCTACGCCGAAGTGCCGATGCTGAGCCGCACCCACGGCCAGACCGCCAGCCCCACCACCGTGGGCAAGGAACTGGCCAACGTGGTCGTGCGCCTGCAGGCCGCCTGCGACCGCATCGCCGGCGTGAAGATGCTGGGCAAGATGAACGGCGCCGTGGGCAACTACAACGCCCACCTCTCGGCCTGGCCCGACTTCGACTGGGAGGCCTTCAGCAAGAAGGTCGTCGAAACCCCCGAGCCGCTGGGCCTGGGGCTCACCTTCCAGCCCTACTCCATCCAGATCGAGCCGCACGACTACATGGCCGAGCTGTTCGACGCCGTTGCCCGCGCCAACACCATCCTGGTCGATCTGTCGCGCGACATCTGGGGCTACGTGAGCCTGGGCTACTTCAAGCAGCGCCTGAAGGCCGGCGAGATCGGCTCCAGCACCATGCCGCACAAGGTCAACCCCATCGACTTCGAGAACGCCGAAGGCAACCTGGGCCTGGCCAACGCACTGCTGCGCCACCTGTCCGAGAAGCTGCCCGTCAGCCGCTGGCAGCGCGACCTCACCGACAGCACCGTGCTGCGCAACATCGGCGTGGCCATGGGCTACGCAGCCCTCGCCTACACCTCGCTCATGACCGGTCTGAACAAGCTGGAGCTGAACGAGGAAGCCCTGGCCGCCGACCTGGACGCCAGTTGGGAAGTCCTGGCCGAGCCCATCCAGACCGTCATGCGCCGCTACGGCGTGCAGGGCGCCTACGAGAAGCTCAAGGAAGTCACGCGCGGCAAGACCGTGACGGCCGAGGCGCTGCACGCGCTGATCGCCGGCCTGGAGATCCCCCAGGCCGACAAGGACCGCCTGCTGGCCATGACGCCGGGCAGCTACGTCGGCAAGGCCGCCGAACTCGCCCGCCGCGTCTGA
- a CDS encoding YaeQ family protein, translating into MAIKSTIFKANLAIADIDHGYYADHALTLARHPSETDERMMVRLAALALNAWQLQAMCQGDGTLAFGAGLSDPDDPDVSITDFTGRKRLWIEVGQPEDKPLAKASSKADAVLVYCFHHAAEVWWKGIEGKLTRQDKLQVWRLPTEASQQLASLAERSMQLQATVQEGGLTLSSGLGSVHLEPIRWK; encoded by the coding sequence ATGGCCATCAAGTCCACCATCTTCAAGGCGAACCTCGCGATCGCCGACATCGACCACGGCTACTACGCCGACCACGCCCTGACCCTGGCGCGCCACCCCAGCGAGACCGACGAGCGCATGATGGTCCGGCTGGCGGCGCTGGCGCTCAACGCCTGGCAGCTGCAGGCCATGTGCCAGGGCGACGGCACGCTGGCCTTCGGCGCCGGCCTCTCGGATCCGGACGACCCGGACGTGTCCATCACCGACTTCACGGGCCGCAAACGCCTGTGGATCGAAGTCGGCCAGCCCGAAGACAAGCCGCTGGCCAAGGCCTCGTCCAAGGCGGATGCGGTGCTGGTGTATTGCTTCCACCATGCGGCCGAAGTCTGGTGGAAGGGCATCGAGGGCAAGCTCACGCGGCAGGACAAGCTGCAGGTCTGGCGCCTGCCCACCGAGGCGTCGCAGCAGCTGGCGTCCCTGGCCGAGCGCAGCATGCAGCTGCAGGCCACGGTGCAGGAAGGCGGCCTCACGCTGAGCAGCGGCCTGGGAAGCGTCCACCTGGAACCCATCCGCTGGAAGTGA
- a CDS encoding putative signal transducing protein has product MLRLTQAPNIAIATIWADLLSEGGMPATVQRQHLLGAAGQLPPDQCLPEIWLEHEEHAPQARRLLQALADLPQRRWHCPECGEWIEGGFEQCWNCGAFMPAAGGR; this is encoded by the coding sequence ATGCTGCGCTTGACCCAGGCCCCGAACATCGCGATCGCCACGATCTGGGCCGATCTGCTGAGCGAGGGCGGCATGCCCGCCACGGTGCAGCGCCAGCATCTGCTGGGGGCGGCGGGGCAGTTGCCGCCGGACCAGTGCCTGCCGGAAATCTGGCTGGAGCACGAAGAGCATGCACCGCAGGCCCGGCGCCTGCTGCAGGCCCTGGCGGACCTGCCCCAGCGGCGCTGGCATTGCCCCGAATGCGGCGAATGGATCGAAGGCGGTTTCGAGCAGTGCTGGAACTGCGGGGCGTTCATGCCCGCGGCCGGCGGACGCTGA
- a CDS encoding DUF3717 domain-containing protein, translating to MAALHITDIESAINHWRARAPAGAGLALAPELQALAEVYARMVYARVDEVEEAALPADAMAAWLAWYETTPDTPCIAICSTSQGDDHCKGCGRSFAEVQHWLAMGPAEKRAVWRRITIENTAWRFNRYAERAAEGPSAPHAARPGA from the coding sequence ATGGCCGCCCTGCACATCACCGATATCGAATCCGCGATCAACCACTGGCGGGCCCGTGCCCCGGCGGGCGCGGGCCTGGCGCTGGCGCCCGAACTCCAGGCGCTCGCGGAGGTGTATGCCCGCATGGTCTATGCGCGGGTGGACGAGGTGGAGGAGGCTGCGCTGCCCGCCGATGCCATGGCGGCCTGGCTGGCGTGGTACGAGACGACGCCCGACACGCCCTGCATCGCCATCTGCTCGACCAGCCAGGGCGACGACCATTGCAAGGGGTGCGGGCGCAGCTTCGCCGAGGTGCAGCACTGGCTGGCGATGGGGCCGGCCGAAAAGCGCGCCGTGTGGCGGCGCATCACCATCGAGAACACGGCCTGGCGGTTCAACCGCTATGCGGAGCGTGCCGCGGAGGGGCCGTCGGCACCGCATGCCGCGCGTCCGGGCGCGTAG
- a CDS encoding TerC family protein produces MEFLTSPEFWVALGQIIIIDILLGGDNAVVIALACRKLPPAQRTKGIIWGTAGAIVLRVILIAFAMTLLNLPFLKFVGAILLVWIGIKLLAPDEEGHGDVAGSDKLFAAIKTIIVADLVMSVDNVIAIAGAAQNAGDHSMLLVVLGLLISIPIIVWGSQLVIKLMERFPFIIVAGGMLLGWIAGGMLVTDPALANPDRWQWMLKLPQSDVVKYGASVAGALLVLIVGKAVASRRTAAVSHG; encoded by the coding sequence ATGGAATTTCTGACATCGCCCGAGTTCTGGGTCGCGCTGGGGCAGATCATCATCATCGACATCCTGCTGGGTGGCGACAACGCGGTGGTGATCGCCCTGGCCTGCCGCAAGCTGCCGCCCGCGCAACGCACCAAGGGCATCATCTGGGGCACCGCCGGTGCCATCGTGCTGCGCGTCATCCTCATCGCCTTCGCGATGACCCTGCTGAACCTGCCGTTCCTGAAGTTCGTCGGCGCCATCCTGCTGGTGTGGATCGGCATCAAGCTCCTGGCCCCCGACGAGGAAGGCCACGGCGACGTGGCCGGCAGCGACAAGCTCTTCGCCGCCATCAAGACCATCATCGTCGCCGACCTGGTGATGAGCGTGGACAACGTGATCGCCATCGCCGGCGCCGCCCAGAACGCGGGCGACCACTCGATGCTGCTGGTGGTGCTCGGCCTGCTGATCTCGATCCCCATCATCGTCTGGGGCAGCCAGCTGGTTATCAAGCTCATGGAGCGCTTCCCGTTCATCATCGTGGCCGGCGGCATGCTGCTGGGCTGGATCGCCGGGGGCATGCTGGTCACCGACCCGGCCCTGGCCAATCCCGACCGCTGGCAGTGGATGCTCAAGCTGCCGCAAAGTGATGTCGTGAAGTATGGTGCGAGCGTGGCGGGTGCGCTGCTCGTGCTGATCGTGGGCAAGGCGGTGGCCTCGCGCCGCACGGCGGCCGTCTCCCACGGCTGA
- a CDS encoding phage holin family protein, which translates to MKLLLKWLLSAAALLCVTYLYGGVEVRSFGSAMVAAFVIGLFNVVLRPVLVVLTLPVTIVTLGLFLFVINALMFWAAASVLGDSFQVHGFGAALIGSLIYTVLGMLIESALGGLFLKK; encoded by the coding sequence ATGAAACTCCTCCTGAAATGGCTGCTCAGCGCCGCCGCGCTGCTGTGCGTGACCTACCTCTACGGCGGTGTCGAGGTGCGCAGCTTCGGCTCCGCGATGGTCGCGGCCTTCGTCATCGGGCTGTTCAACGTGGTGCTGCGGCCCGTGCTCGTGGTGCTCACCCTGCCGGTGACCATCGTGACCCTGGGCCTCTTCCTCTTCGTCATCAACGCGCTGATGTTCTGGGCCGCGGCGTCCGTGCTGGGCGACAGCTTCCAGGTGCACGGTTTCGGCGCGGCGCTCATCGGCTCGCTCATCTACACCGTGCTGGGCATGCTCATCGAATCAGCGCTCGGCGGCCTGTTCCTTAAGAAGTGA